CTGCGTGGGACCCGGGCCGAAGATGGACGAGCGACCGGGATCGTAGGCCAGTGCCGGTTCTTCAGAGGTCACCGTGAAGTCGTTCCACATGAAGCCCAGGTTGACGGGCACCGTCGGGCTGGAGGGCACGCAATCGATGAAACGAGGTGAAAGCTCAGACCAAGCCAGGCCGTCCACCCCCTTCAGCACGTCGGGATGCTCGCGAAAAAAAGTCGCCTGCCGTAAAGCCGCGATCCGCTGATACCGCACCGTTGCCGGAGCCTCCAACAGGCCGGCTGGGTTGTAGCCGGGCTCGACCCCTCCATGATTGCACTGGGCGTAATTGGTGCCGCTGCCTAGATACAACGCGACCGGAAGAAAATCGAAGATTCGGGCGATCTTGACCGGGTTGAAGCTTCGGCCGTACTTAGAGACGCCTTCCTGGAAGAATCCGTAGCTGGCCGCGAGACGATAATCCTCATGATTGCCGCGCACCAGAATCACCTGCTGCGGATTCTCAAGCTTCAGCCGCAGAATGGTGTACAGGACCTCGACACCATAAACCCCGCGGTCGACATAGTCCCCCAAGAACACCAAGCGAACCTCGGGGCGGATCACTTTGAAGCCGCTCAAGTAGCCCTTCTGATTCAACCAGGCCAGCCGTCCCAGGATGGAGTGAATATCTCCATGCAAGTCGCCATTGAGGATGACCTCCGTTCCTGGACCAACTTGCTCCCGTTGAACAAAAGGTTCAAAGGCGCTGGGCTGGCGGAAGAAGTGCCCGCGTTGCAGATCGTAAAAGTCAGGACTGGGCGGGGTACCCAGCCAAAGTTCGGTTCGGGCCAGAGCGCCTGTGCGACTGGTCGCGCCGAAGGAGTCCAGCAAAGCATCCAAAGGGGCGAAAGAGCGCAACGGCAGCAGCTCGGTTGCCGGCAACCGTCCGCGCAAGACCCGGTTTTGTGGCAGTTTTGCGCAAGCCGCCTGCCAATCCGCATAGGAGGGTTGGAGCGAGTCGGGAGGGGCGAGTGGCTGCGCCAAGGCACCACCCCAGGCGATTGACCAGAGCAGGCAGAGAGCGTATTGCACCGCAGCGCGCCGAGAACGCCGGCGGCTCGTCTCCAACCACTTCAAATGGAATCGTTGTGGATTCACTCAGGTCATTACGGACTTGCCATGCCACCCTAGCGACCGACGGCCAGTTTCCCAGCAAGAACTGGAGGTGATCGAACCCCGTAGCAGTATGGAGTTGATCGGGCACCGATCCGACGAGGGTTATAGTTCCATAGTCCTGTAGCCCTCTGCAGCTTTTCGGCACCCCCGGAGGGGGATCCCAGCTACGCCGGGAGGACCCAAGCGGCAGAGGTCTGCCGCACTCCCTATTCGTCTGCCCCCCACCAGGAAATCATCACACCCGGTTTCGAGATTGAAAGCATCGGCCAAATGACCTATAAATAAACTCTGCTGATACGCATGATCCAACACCGGCCGAGTGAATAGTCTATTCTGACTGCGCTCCCTTGAACGCCCCCACTTTGCAACCCACTCGCGCGAGCTTCAAAACGAGATCGATCCCTCTGCTCTTGGCGCTAACCCTAAATGCCGGCACCTTGGATCTCCACAGCGCTCAGCCCGGCGGATGGCTGGAGGGGGAAGGATTTCGCTCCCAACCTCTTCGGGTCGCTGGCCCCGGGCCAGGCAAGGCAGGTTTCTCGAAGATGCCCGCCAGCGAGACTGGCCTGAACTTCACCAACATCCTTTCCCTCGCGCAGGCTTCCAAAAACCGGATCCTTTACAACGGCTCTGGTGTCGCAGCCGGGGATGTGAATGGCGATGGCTGGTGCGATCTCTATTTCTGTCGGCTCGAAGGCCCCAACCAGCTCTATCTGAATCGAGGCGGGTGGAAGTTCGAACTCAGCTCCGCCAATGAGACCATTGCTTGCGAAGGCCAGTTCTCCAGCGGGGCGTGCCTGGCCGATCTCGATGGCGATGACGATGTGGACCTGCTGGTCTCCAGTATCGGCAAAGGTGTGCGCAGTTTCCTCAACGACGGCACAGGCAAGTTTCAGGAATCCACCGCTGGCAGCGGCTTGGCGCAACAGTTCGGCAGCCATTCCATGGCTTTCGCCGATATCGACAACGACGGCGACCTCGATCTCTATGTGGTGAATTATCGCACCACGACCATCAAGGACGGAGGACTCACGCGCTTCGGCCTCAAGCGGGAAGGCAACCGCATCATCGTCCCCCCTGAGCACCGGGATCGATTTCGGATTCTCAAGAACGGCGACGACATCTCGGCCGTTGAGATCGGCGAACCCGATCTGCTCTATCTCAACGACGGTCATGGAACGTTCACCCTCTCCTCCTGGACCGAAGGCCGGTTCTTGGATGAGGCCGGCGATCCGCTCAAGGAAGCCCCTCACGGCTGGGGGCTGTCAGCCATGTTCCACGACGTCAATGCAGATGGCGCTCCCGATCTGTACGTTTGCAATGACTTCTTTTCACCCGACCGACTCTGGCTCAACGACGGAAAAGGCACTTTTCGTTCTGCTCCCGGACTCACGCTGCGCAAAACGCCCCTCTCTTCGATGGCCGTCGATTTTGCCGATATCAACCGCGACGGCTGGGACGACTTCTTCGTGGTCGACATGCTCAGCCGTCAAGCCGTGGATCGCCAAACAGAGCGCAGCAACTTCGAAAACGCCTTGGTGCCGTGGTGGGGATGGCCGCTCGACATCAACGCAATGGACTCCCGCCCACCCGTCCAGCGCAATACCCTTTTCCTCAATCAGGGAGATGGACGCTACACCGAAATCGGCCAGCTGGCCGGACTGGAGGCTTCCGGTTGGTCCTGGGGTTGCACGTTCGTCGATGTCGATCTCGATGGCTATCCCGACGTGTTGGTACCCAACGGCCACGGCCAAAACGCCATAGATTCCGATGTGCTCAAGGCCCGCGGCCGACGCGAACGCGAGCTGGGAGAAGCCGCCGCACAGGAGCCGTGGCCGGCGTTACGAACGCCCAATGTTGCGTTCCGAAATCAAGGCGATCTCACCTTCGAGGAAGTGGGGAAGGCCTGGGGATTCGACCTCCCCGGGATATCAAACGGCATGGTCGTGTCCGACCTGGACAACGATGGGGACCTCGATGTCGCGCTGAACAATCTCAACGAGCCAGCCACGCTGCTACGCAACGACGCCACCGGCTCGCGCATCGCGCTTCGGTTGCGCGGAACTGCTCCCAACACGCAAGGCATCGGCAGCCGTATTGAAGTGAGCGGATTCGGCGCACCACAAAGTCAGGAGGTACTGGCCGGAGGAAGATATCTCTCGGGAGACGATCCATTAAGGGTGTTCGCCACCGGGAGCCGAACCAACTCGCTCAGCATCCAAGTCACCTGGCGTTCGGGAGCGGTCAGCCGCATCACTCAGGTGAGTCCTGACCATGCTTACCTCATTCAGGAACCCGCCCGGGCGGCCGCTACAGTCGTCGCCTCCCCATCCCCTGCTGCAGCCGCACCGCCGCTCCGCACGTGGTTCGAAGAATCCACCCCACCGCTCCGTCACCAGCACGTGGTTTCAGAAACCGGAGGAGATGCACGGCAGCCTCTGCTCCCTCGCAACCTCAGCCATTCAGGTCCGGGCGTTACCTGGGCCGACCTCAACTCCGATGGACAACTCGATCTGGTGGTGGGCGCAGGAAAAGGCACCACGCCAGGAATCTTTATCAACAATCGACGAGGCAGCTTCAATCCGGTGCAGGCACCCGCCTTTCAACTCCAATCTCCCGAGGATCTATCCGGCATCGTCTGCTGGGCCACGGCCGGAAGTACCAACCGATTGCTTATGGGCATTTCCTCACACCAAGCCGTCAGCCCAGACCACGGATCCATGCTGGAGTTCGTGCTCACCGGCCAAGGCCCGGAGCGGCTGCCGAATTGGGAAGGCGGAGAAATCAATCCAGGCCCGCTCGCCATGGGCGACATCGATGGGGATGGCGACCTGGATTTGTTCGTGGGCGGCCTGAGCGTTCCTGGACGATATCCTCGAGCCACGCCCTCCCGACTCTACCGGCAATCGGGAGGCCGATTCTCAGCAGACACCGGCAACACCAAGATTCTTAGCCAGGCCGGCCTGGTTAACGGAGCGGTGTTCACCGATCTGGACGCTGACGGGTTGCCCGAGCTGGTACTCGCCTGCGACTGGGGCCCAGTTCGGGTGTTCCAGAATCGGGGTGGACAGTTTACCGAAGCCACGACGTCGCTGGGATTGGATCGCTGGATCGGCTGGTGGACTGGTGTCTCAGCGGGGGATTTCGATGGCGACGGACGAATGGATCTAGTCGCCGCGAATTGGGGTCGCAACCATAAGTATCAAGCCCATCTCAACCACGGACTCCGGATCTATTCCGGCGATCTCGATGAGAATGGCACCTGGGATATTGTGGAAGCCTATCTCGAACCCCGACTGGGGAAGGAGGTCCCACTGCGCGATTTCAAAACCCTCTCCCAAGCCATGCCTTTTCTGCGTGAATCGTTCGAAACGTACCGCGCCTTCGCCTCAGCCAGCACCGGCGAGATGTTCGGGGATCGCCTTAAGGCGACTACCATCCACACAGTCAACTGGCTCGATTCCACCCTATTCCTCAACCGCGGCACCCGATTCGCCGCCCAGAGCCTCCCCATCGAAGCGCAATTCTCACCCGCGTTCGCCGTTTGCGTTGGCGATGCGAATGGCGATGGCCACGAAGATGTTTTCCTCAGTCAGAACTTCTTCGGAGTAGATCGCGAAACCGGCCGCTACGACGGTGGCCGAGGACTGTGGCTCCAGGGCGATGGGCAAGGAGGATTCACGGCGGTTGCCCCCCGTGAATCAGGCGTGCAGGTCTACGGAGAGCAACGAGGCGCCTCCCTAGGGGACTTCGATGGCGACGGCAGATTGGACTTGGTCGTGACCCAGATGGGAGCCAGCACCAGGGTCTGGCGCAATAGGAGCGCTCAACCGGGTCTGCGCATCAGCCTGAAGGGGCCAGCCGAGAATCGGAACGGCTTTGGAGCTCAACTCCGCTTCGTTCAGGGAACTCGGAGCGGGCCGATCCATGAGCTGCACTGTGGATCGGGATTCCTGTCCTCAGAAAGCCCAGTCGTGGTCCTCGGCTGGCCGAAGGGTCCAGCGCAGCTGTGGGTTCGCTGGCCCGGCGGAAAGACCATGCTGAAGGATGTGCCCGCCGGCACCCTGAATCTTCAGGTGAGTTTCGAGGCCACCACGACACCCCCAGCTTCCAACCCGGATCCCGCAACCGCACAACCTCCCCGACTGCCCGGCTATTCGCACGAAGCCAAAAAGCGTCTCATCGAGCGATTGCCCAAACCCATGTTCCGGGAGGTTTCCAGGGAGGTCGGCTTGAACTTTCGCCACTCGAGCAACCCAGCCTCCATTCCCAAACGCGCTGTCCTGGAGATCCCCATGGACATCGCGGGAGGAGGCGTATCCGCCGGTGACTACGATGGAGACGGGTTCGACGATCTCTTCTTCGCGGGCTTCGGGGGGGGCCGACTCTTTCACAACGAAGCTGGCCTACGGTTTACCGATGCCACCGCAAGCGCCGGACTGGCGCTCACCGGGGAGAGCCGGGCGGCCTACTGGGTGGACTACGACAACGACGGTGACCTGGATCTGTTCATCACCGGAGTGGCTCAACCCTGCCGGCTCTTTCAGAACTTGGGAGGCGGCCGTTTCGCTGACGTGAGTGACGAATCGGGTTTCTCTAGGCATGCAGACATCACCCACGAAGCCGTTTGGTTCGATGCCGACAACGACGGCTGGCTCGATGTCTACACGGCCAGTTTCGGTCGATGGGACCAGGGCCATGGACCGATCCGCAGCCAGCAGAATACCAACGCTGAACCCAACCGACTCTATTACCATCGCGTCGAAGGTGGGCGCCATCGCTTCGAAGACATCGGGCCGCAAGCGGGGGTCAACGACACCGGCTGGACACACTCGGTGGGAGCTTGGGATTTCGATCGCGACGGAAAGCCGGATCTCTTCTCGTTGAACGACTTTGGAAACGCC
This sequence is a window from Verrucomicrobiales bacterium. Protein-coding genes within it:
- a CDS encoding serine/threonine protein phosphatase yields the protein MNPQRFHLKWLETSRRRSRRAAVQYALCLLWSIAWGGALAQPLAPPDSLQPSYADWQAACAKLPQNRVLRGRLPATELLPLRSFAPLDALLDSFGATSRTGALARTELWLGTPPSPDFYDLQRGHFFRQPSAFEPFVQREQVGPGTEVILNGDLHGDIHSILGRLAWLNQKGYLSGFKVIRPEVRLVFLGDYVDRGVYGVEVLYTILRLKLENPQQVILVRGNHEDYRLAASYGFFQEGVSKYGRSFNPVKIARIFDFLPVALYLGSGTNYAQCNHGGVEPGYNPAGLLEAPATVRYQRIAALRQATFFREHPDVLKGVDGLAWSELSPRFIDCVPSSPTVPVNLGFMWNDFTVTSEEPALAYDPGRSSIFGPGPTQAILRLGSGPNTRLRAVFRAHQHSTVLNPMMSRLLANRGVYRHWQEEPTAPAKELDPKVDAEVGRRIAEGSVWTVNVSPDTPYGLRLGYEFDAFCILRTEPSFEDWRMRVINIESKAGTTGM
- a CDS encoding VCBS repeat-containing protein — translated: MALTLNAGTLDLHSAQPGGWLEGEGFRSQPLRVAGPGPGKAGFSKMPASETGLNFTNILSLAQASKNRILYNGSGVAAGDVNGDGWCDLYFCRLEGPNQLYLNRGGWKFELSSANETIACEGQFSSGACLADLDGDDDVDLLVSSIGKGVRSFLNDGTGKFQESTAGSGLAQQFGSHSMAFADIDNDGDLDLYVVNYRTTTIKDGGLTRFGLKREGNRIIVPPEHRDRFRILKNGDDISAVEIGEPDLLYLNDGHGTFTLSSWTEGRFLDEAGDPLKEAPHGWGLSAMFHDVNADGAPDLYVCNDFFSPDRLWLNDGKGTFRSAPGLTLRKTPLSSMAVDFADINRDGWDDFFVVDMLSRQAVDRQTERSNFENALVPWWGWPLDINAMDSRPPVQRNTLFLNQGDGRYTEIGQLAGLEASGWSWGCTFVDVDLDGYPDVLVPNGHGQNAIDSDVLKARGRRERELGEAAAQEPWPALRTPNVAFRNQGDLTFEEVGKAWGFDLPGISNGMVVSDLDNDGDLDVALNNLNEPATLLRNDATGSRIALRLRGTAPNTQGIGSRIEVSGFGAPQSQEVLAGGRYLSGDDPLRVFATGSRTNSLSIQVTWRSGAVSRITQVSPDHAYLIQEPARAAATVVASPSPAAAAPPLRTWFEESTPPLRHQHVVSETGGDARQPLLPRNLSHSGPGVTWADLNSDGQLDLVVGAGKGTTPGIFINNRRGSFNPVQAPAFQLQSPEDLSGIVCWATAGSTNRLLMGISSHQAVSPDHGSMLEFVLTGQGPERLPNWEGGEINPGPLAMGDIDGDGDLDLFVGGLSVPGRYPRATPSRLYRQSGGRFSADTGNTKILSQAGLVNGAVFTDLDADGLPELVLACDWGPVRVFQNRGGQFTEATTSLGLDRWIGWWTGVSAGDFDGDGRMDLVAANWGRNHKYQAHLNHGLRIYSGDLDENGTWDIVEAYLEPRLGKEVPLRDFKTLSQAMPFLRESFETYRAFASASTGEMFGDRLKATTIHTVNWLDSTLFLNRGTRFAAQSLPIEAQFSPAFAVCVGDANGDGHEDVFLSQNFFGVDRETGRYDGGRGLWLQGDGQGGFTAVAPRESGVQVYGEQRGASLGDFDGDGRLDLVVTQMGASTRVWRNRSAQPGLRISLKGPAENRNGFGAQLRFVQGTRSGPIHELHCGSGFLSSESPVVVLGWPKGPAQLWVRWPGGKTMLKDVPAGTLNLQVSFEATTTPPASNPDPATAQPPRLPGYSHEAKKRLIERLPKPMFREVSREVGLNFRHSSNPASIPKRAVLEIPMDIAGGGVSAGDYDGDGFDDLFFAGFGGGRLFHNEAGLRFTDATASAGLALTGESRAAYWVDYDNDGDLDLFITGVAQPCRLFQNLGGGRFADVSDESGFSRHADITHEAVWFDADNDGWLDVYTASFGRWDQGHGPIRSQQNTNAEPNRLYYHRVEGGRHRFEDIGPQAGVNDTGWTHSVGAWDFDRDGKPDLFSLNDFGNARIYRNLGQLKFQECSEQIQFQPLNNGMGFSVMDLDRDGSFEAFVSEISIPVYQEGQAIRYRMDPGTITLPDDTLHFLSVTVNNRLYTETGRGTLTNRFASLFEPAEMGWSWDGSAIDYDNDGTLDFSILNGTEERTPRLKGERREMHLAQARFINRYANEPNLFFMHQEGHWYHVGDFSQTDYAGNSRGCAVFDFDGDGDLDVAINDFEAPCKLFRNEQNLGNSWIRLQLIGRRSNRNAIGARVELQDSRGERHHALVVSRKGFLSQDPITLHFGLGKAEGVTNGVIHWPSGATQSLGVLAGRKKHQIEEPR